The DNA sequence AAACCAATTTAGACTGACAAGCTCATTTCCTTTTATCAGAACCAAAGGGACGTTTAACCGAAAGAAAGAAGAGGACAAAAAACTACAGGTGACTATCTCAAAAAATAACcgaaagaaagaagaggaaaaaaaatacaggtgactatctcaaaaagaaaaaaaaaaaacacaaagatGGTAGAAATTGTAGAACCCCAGTACGGTGACCTTGTATTGCAAGTTTTACTTCAATTGGGCGGGTAAACGGGGGAATAAATACCTTTTTCTTTACAATCTGAACCACGTCTTCATCATTAAGAAGGTGACTGACGCCACAATGCTGAGGGTAGTGCCGTGCACTTGTACCCCACACTAGCACATATTTTACCTCCTTCAGCAGACTCCTGTGGATATGGTTACAAAAGTCCTCAACTGTGCAGCCACCTCTATCCTGCACATAAGATTAATATgagaaagaaacaaatgaaGTCATAAAACACCTAAGAagaataaatagaaaaaaagacATCGGATATAAGATTCACAACATACAGCAGAAAGAACTACAGGATCACCAAAATCAGGTTGCTGGCCCTGTGGCTTTGTATAAACTCTAACAAGTCCCATCTCCTCCCACATCTTCGCGAGTAGTCTGTCTAAGTTCAGCTGTTAAACAACAGGAATAACAAAGTCAATGTTCCCGAAACCATTTCATATGAGAAATTCACAAGCTAATACGTATGACAATAACAAAGTTGTGGAACTGCAACAGATTGCTCAACTATAGCAACAAGGTTGCAGTATCATTTGAATTTCCCGAAACAAAGATTTAAGAACTTGCCTTCAGATTGCAGCTAATGACAATAGAATTAGGTTGCCGGGCTAATTTGTCCACATCATCAATACCAATAACATCTATCTTGTTGTATACATATACACACTTCATGTATTTTCTGTTACCCTCAATTACATCGATAAGATCATCCACTGTGGCATCCTCACGAAACAGCAACTGCAATGAATTTATATTCACATGAGCATTCTTCCCCGTGGGATGGCCAAGGAATAAGATAGAAATAAAGTATTGACCTATCAAAGACTATTACCCAAGTGGGATAAAGAGATTATGTAAACTAATAGTGTATGGCCACTAAGAGAATTATTAGTCGTGACTCGTGATAAAGGACAGTCTTGATGCTTGATTGAAACAAGGTAAGAAAACACATACCTCAGCATTGTGAATTTTGTATTCGTGCAGAATTTGATAACAAAGCTTCTCGTCCACATGAGTTAAAGGGAGAGTGCTGTTAAAAGAAATGCCtccagtttttttctttttgaaatatATCTGCCCAGAAAACAAGATAAATAATAAAACTAAGCTCCCAGTGGATTGACAAAGCAAATCAAGAAGCGAAACAGCTAAGTAATTGACAGATACTGAATCCTAACCCAATTTTAGAAAATGATAATCTCTTGAAAACACAAAACTTACTTGTGGTGGCCTCTTGTTTAAACGCAAACCCACAGCTTCCAGCTCCTTTGTCAAAATTTGCCGATGACCTTCACTCTGAAACATTTAAAGAACAGGAGTTCTAGGTTCAGAAAATTAACACAGATCTTTTAAAAAACAGGAAATCACCATATAATATCATTAGCTACTAAACTAGC is a window from the Rosa chinensis cultivar Old Blush chromosome 2, RchiOBHm-V2, whole genome shotgun sequence genome containing:
- the LOC112187855 gene encoding developmentally-regulated G-protein 2; the protein is MGIIERIKEIEAEMARTQKNKATEYHLGQLKAKIAKLRTQLLEPPKGSSGGGEGFEVTKFGHGRVALIGFPSVGKSTLLTMLTGTHSEAASYEFTTLTCIPGIIHYNDTKIQLLDLPGIIEGASEGKGRGRQVIAVAKSSDIVLMVLDASKSEGHRQILTKELEAVGLRLNKRPPQIYFKKKKTGGISFNSTLPLTHVDEKLCYQILHEYKIHNAELLFREDATVDDLIDVIEGNRKYMKCVYVYNKIDVIGIDDVDKLARQPNSIVISCNLKLNLDRLLAKMWEEMGLVRVYTKPQGQQPDFGDPVVLSADRGGCTVEDFCNHIHRSLLKEVKYVLVWGTSARHYPQHCGVSHLLNDEDVVQIVKKKEKEGEGRGRFKSHSTAPARIADREKKAPLKQ